The proteins below come from a single Ruficoccus amylovorans genomic window:
- a CDS encoding NAD(P) transhydrogenase subunit alpha — MDLVLLVFIFVLAAFLGFELISKVPSQLHTPLMSGSNAISGITIVGALIAAGETTGTLSAWLGFAAVVLAAINVVGGYLVTDRMLGMFKKKDASKPKAD, encoded by the coding sequence ATGGACCTGGTACTCCTCGTATTCATCTTTGTGCTGGCAGCCTTCCTCGGCTTCGAGCTGATCAGCAAGGTTCCCTCGCAGTTGCACACCCCGCTCATGTCGGGCTCGAACGCCATCTCGGGCATCACCATCGTGGGGGCGCTCATCGCCGCCGGTGAGACCACCGGCACGCTCTCGGCCTGGCTCGGCTTCGCCGCCGTCGTGCTGGCCGCGATCAACGTCGTCGGGGGCTACCTCGTGACCGACCGCATGCTGGGCATGTTCAAAAAGAAAGACGCCTCCAAACCCAAGGCCGACTAA
- a CDS encoding Re/Si-specific NAD(P)(+) transhydrogenase subunit alpha, giving the protein MKTVFAVRETDPRETRAALIPELAKKLAALGLKVQVESGLGARADLPDGLYREAGAEIVTDRDAALAAADIVLRVRKPDADELPRLKPGALHISFLDPFNEKELLGKLAAAKVSAVSLEMIPRTTLAQKMDALSSQANLAGYAAVLMAANRMSKIFPMMMTPAGTLSPARIFIIGVGVAGLQAIATAKRLGARVEAFDTRPVVEEQVKSLGAKFIKVDLGDTGQTAQGYAQELTPEQLEKQRQGMAKACAQADVVITTAKLFGRPAPKIVTADILRQMKPGSIIVDLAVEGGGNVEGAKLGEEVLTDNGVRIIGHENIEGYYPQHASQMLASNFYNFIEHFWDAEAGEFKYNLDDEILKGCLLTRDGQIIHERFKSG; this is encoded by the coding sequence ATGAAGACCGTTTTCGCCGTTCGTGAGACCGACCCCCGTGAAACCCGCGCCGCGCTCATCCCCGAGCTGGCAAAGAAGTTGGCCGCTCTCGGTCTGAAAGTGCAGGTCGAGTCCGGGCTGGGTGCCCGCGCCGACCTGCCCGACGGACTCTACCGCGAGGCGGGTGCCGAAATCGTGACCGACCGGGACGCCGCACTGGCCGCCGCCGACATCGTCCTGCGCGTACGCAAGCCCGATGCCGACGAGTTGCCCCGGCTCAAGCCCGGCGCGCTCCATATCAGCTTCCTCGACCCTTTTAACGAAAAGGAACTGCTGGGCAAGCTGGCCGCGGCCAAGGTTAGCGCCGTGAGCCTGGAGATGATCCCGCGCACCACCCTGGCCCAGAAGATGGACGCCCTCTCGTCCCAGGCCAACCTCGCCGGTTACGCCGCCGTCCTCATGGCCGCCAACCGCATGAGCAAGATTTTCCCCATGATGATGACCCCCGCCGGAACGCTTTCTCCGGCCCGCATCTTCATCATCGGCGTCGGGGTGGCCGGGCTGCAGGCCATCGCCACCGCCAAGCGCCTCGGCGCGCGTGTGGAGGCTTTTGATACCCGCCCGGTCGTCGAGGAGCAGGTGAAATCGCTCGGCGCGAAATTTATCAAAGTGGACCTCGGCGACACCGGCCAGACCGCCCAGGGCTACGCCCAGGAACTCACCCCCGAGCAGCTCGAAAAGCAGCGCCAGGGCATGGCCAAGGCTTGTGCCCAGGCCGATGTGGTCATCACCACGGCCAAGCTCTTTGGCCGTCCGGCCCCGAAGATCGTCACCGCCGACATCCTCCGCCAGATGAAGCCCGGCAGCATCATCGTTGACCTCGCGGTCGAGGGCGGCGGCAACGTCGAAGGCGCGAAGCTGGGCGAGGAAGTTTTAACCGACAACGGCGTGCGTATCATCGGCCACGAGAACATCGAGGGCTATTACCCGCAGCACGCCAGCCAGATGCTCGCCTCGAATTTTTATAACTTCATCGAGCACTTCTGGGACGCCGAAGCGGGCGAGTTCAAGTACAACCTCGACGACGAGATCCTCAAGGGCTGCCTGCTCACCCGCGACGGGCAGATCATCCACGAGCGCTTCAAATCCGGCTGA